In Molothrus aeneus isolate 106 unplaced genomic scaffold, BPBGC_Maene_1.0 scaffold_34, whole genome shotgun sequence, a single window of DNA contains:
- the LOC136570521 gene encoding olfactory receptor 14C36-like has protein sequence MSNSSSIRHFLLLALADTRQLQLLHFCLLLGISLAALLGNGLIISAVACGHHLHRPMFFFLLNLALSDLGSICTTVPKAMHNSLWDSSTISYSACAAQVFLFVFFISAEYFLLTIMCYDRYVSICKPLHYGTLLGSRACAHMAAAAWASAFPIALLHTASAFSLPLCHGNALGQFFCEIPQILKLSCSHSNFRKIGISLLGVCLGFGCFVFIFFSYVQIFRAVLRIPCEQGRHKAFSTCLPHLAVVSLFLSTSFFAYLKPPSISSPSLDLALSVLYSVVPPVLNPLLYSLRNQELKAAVWRLITGQFQKY, from the coding sequence atgtccaacagcagctccatcaggcacttcctcctgctggcattggcagacacgcggcagctgcagctcctgcacttctgcctcttgctgggcatctccctggctgccctcctgggcaacggcctcatcatcagcgctgtagcctgcggccaccacctgcacaggcccatgttcttcttcctgctcaacctggccctcagcgacctgggctccatctgcaccactgtccccaaagccatgcacaattccctctgggactccagcaccatctcctactcagcatgtgctgcacaggtgtttctgtttgtgtttttcatttcagcagagtATTTCCTcctgaccatcatgtgctacgaccgctacgtgtccatctgcaaacccctgcactatgggaccctcctgggcagcagagcttgtgcccacatggcagcagctgcctgggccagtgcctttcccattgctctgctgcacacagccagtgcattttccctgcccctgtgccatggcaatgccctgggacagttcttctgtgaaatcccacagatcctcaagctctcctgctcacactccaACTTCAGAAAAATTGGGATTTCATTGCTTGGTGTCTGTTTAGGATTTggctgttttgtgttcatttttttctcctatgtgcagatcttcagggctgtgctgaggatcccctgtgagcagggacggcacaaagccttttccacctgcctccctcacctggctgtggtcTCCCTCTTCCTCAGCACCTCATTTTTTGCCTACCTGAAGcccccctccatctcctccccatccctggatctggcCCTGTCAGTTCTGTACTCGGTGGTGCCCCCAGTCCTGAATCCCCTCctctacagcctgaggaaccaggagctcaaggctgcagtgtggagaCTGATCACTGGACAGTTTCAGAAATATTAA